The following is a genomic window from Lysinibacillus sp. G4S2.
ATGGATAGAAGATGTCATTGTAGCTGGATATGATAAGTGGGAAGAGGAATCATGGCAGCAACATGTTCTCCAGTTGGCAAAAGAGAAAAATATGCAAATTTCTCTTTCTTCATCTCAAGGAAATACTCTTTTTTCGAACATAGAGTTAGTAGGAGAGTATCCTATTAATCGAATAGATGGAGAGTTATCTTATCAATATTCCAATTATGAGGTTCAACAAGTTGAAATGTATAATAAAGAAGAGCCTATTGGTACTTTAAAAGTAAGGGATATGACCAATCCATCATTGTCAGAAACTAGTTGGTTTGATGAATGGGGGACCATGCTATGTATTAGTATAATTGTCTCTATCATTATCATTATAATGTCTCTTTTTATTCAACATAATATTTTAAAACCGCTATCGAATTTAAATAAAGCAACACGTTTAATAGCGCAAGAAGAATTTCGAGTCTCGATCGAACAGTCTTCCATTCAAGAAATGAACAGTGTTTTAACAAGCTTTAAAGGAATGGCAGAAGAGTTAGCACGGTTAAGGAAACAACGGACAAGTATCGAGAAAGAACGGCAATTTTTCGTCTCAGCCATTGTGCATGATTTACGAACACCTATTTTTTCGTTACGAGGATATTTAGAGGGCATTTACAATGGAGTAGCAAATACACCTGAAAAGTTACAGCGTTATTTACATATTTGCATCAATAAATCAGAGTTACTAGAAAAGCTAGTGACGAATTTAAGCCAATATACGAACATATTAGAGTCTATTTCCGTTCGTAAGATAGAGGAGATAAACTTAACAGAGTTATTTACTAGTATTTTAGAAGATAGGTATTTAGATATACAGAATAAGGGTATTACAGTAAATCATACGTTCAATGGACAAGTGATCGTATATGGAGATTCCCTTTTATTACATCGATCATTTGAAAATATAATCAGCAATGCCATTCGGTATACACCAATAGGCGGCATAATAGAGCTCCAAGTAGTTCGTGAAATAGATATGGTGAAAGTTTGTATTACTGATAGTGGTGATGGCATCGCTGAGGAAGATTTACCTTATATTTTTGAGCCGTTGTACCGCGCAGAGAAATCGAGGAATAAAAATACAGCAGGATTAGGATTAGGGCTAGCCATCGTAGAGAAAATTATGACAGAGCATAAAGGCACTGTAAGAGCGTATAACCATCTTGAGAAAGGCGCAGTGTTTGAAGTAGTGCTTCCACTTTTATTATGTAAGCAAGATATTAAACGATAAAAAAATGGCTCATTACCAAAAGTTGTGGATGACATTTTTAAAAATATATGCACTGTATATTGGTTGATTGGAGTGGAGGCTGGGCGACTCCTAGGGGATTAGCGTCGAGGGCACTGAAAAACTCATCAAAATTAAAATTTTTTAACTCAAAAAAAATATCGGGCGCCATTTCATCCTTTTTTAGGAAGGGGTCGTCCGATTTCTTTCATTATTCTTTGCTTTTTTCGTTCATTAGTTTTAAAATTCTCTTCATATTCACGACAAATAGCGTTGCGGCTGCTTGTATTTGCATACCAAATAGACCCGTGGCGTTTGCTTGATTATACCCGTGTCTGTTTTTTATTTCACTATTCTTTGCTTCGATTTTATAGCGTTCTTTTGCCAATTGTTTAAAGGATTCCGTTTCCTGAAACACTTCTTGTTCTATGTGTTCATTTGACAGAAGAGAAACTGAATAACTTTTTGTTTTCGCTCCTTCTTTATAACACCCTTCTTTTAAAGGACAAACTTTACATTTTTCTATATCAAAGAAATATTTTAATTGTGTATTTTGCGTGGAATTCTTACGCTTTTTAATACTTTTACTCTTTGCTAAATGTCCAGCAGGGCACACATATAAATCGGCATCTTTATTAAACTCAAACTTACTTTCTTGCTTCCGTTGACCGTTCGTAATAACAGGATGTAGCCTTGAAATGAGTTGAATCTCTTTCTTTTTTGTGTATAATAAATTCTCTTTACCAGAATACGCTGTATCTCCAAGAATGGTGTTCACTTCTATGCCTGCTTGCTCACTCTTCTCTACTAGCTCTTGTAAATAATTCCCGTCACTTTTTTCACCTGTTGTTACAACTACTGCTGTTATAAGTCTTTCATCACTCATTGCCAAATGTGTTTTATAACCAAAGAAAGGATTCTCTTTAGATTTATAACCGACACGTGCATCAGGATCAGCTGAGTAATTTATTTTAAGCTCATAATCTTCAATAACTTCTTTGAGGACATTTACTTTTTCTTGTACACTTGGTATTTGAGCAATAGCCTTATTTTCTTCTATTATTTGAATGACTTGGTGACAATAGTCCACTTCTTTTTGGATATCTTGAGAAGTCGGTTTAGTGGGAAATTTTGATTTCATTGTTTCATCGAATTGATACACGGCTTTTCGTACCTGTTTTGATTTCTCTTGTAAAAACTCTTTCGGGGACTTCTGTTGGTAGCGTGCCTTCGTATGTGTTGCGTCTACAATCAATGTTTTACTTTTTAAAACACCCTGTGCAATAGCTAGTTCTACGGTTTTGTGAATGAGTAAATCTAACAATTGGACATCTTGTAAACGTAATCGACGGAATTTTGTTAAAGAACTTGCCTCAATAACACCTTCTTCTGGTGCCATATCTAAAAAATATTTAAAGGACATATCATATTTAGAACGTTCTACTACATCAACATCAGAAATATCATAAATTGCCTTAAGTAATAAATATTTGAACATACGAATAGGTGAAATAGCGTAACGACCATTATCTAGACAATATTTAGTCTCTAATTCCTCTAAAACAAAAGTAAAATCAATTAATTCCTTCATTTGACGAAGCATATTATCTTTTGGCACAACTAAATCATAGATTGCCATATGAGGACTAAGAGCAAGCGTTTCTTGTTTGGAAAGCATAAAAAGCACCACCTAAAATGAACAGTATACTAATAATTATAGATGAAAAAGAAAAGGAAGTAGAGAAAAAATTCGCTACTTCCTTTATCTAACCACTTTTTCAGTGCCCTCGATTAGCGTCACAGATGAGACCCTGGAGCGAGCAACGCGAGTGAAGCGGCTCATCGGACGCCCCCTGGAAAGCGCCCAGTCGGAACGGAAATCAACCACACGTTATGGTGATGAACCAAAAAAATAGATTCTTAATTCTTTCAAAAATGGTTCGGCAGGAATGTTGTGTGCATTCACCTCCATTCTAAAGAAGCTCTCGTTTTAATTTTAAACGAGAGCTTCATCTTTTATTTGCCTATTAGTGCTAGAAGGTATTTGTCTCGATCTGCTTCCTCTTGCATTTTATTATCGACCAGCATGGCACCGTATCTCACTTTTGTAATGTCACGGTCAACTAAAAATTGAACATTCACTTTTGCAGTTTTATTATTGACTGGACAATCTCCTTTA
Proteins encoded in this region:
- a CDS encoding HAMP domain-containing sensor histidine kinase, which gives rise to MKRKQWKLKYFICIFLLAIFVIPIGVTKIIITNYESNQMEKKVRDDLNGITWIEDVIVAGYDKWEEESWQQHVLQLAKEKNMQISLSSSQGNTLFSNIELVGEYPINRIDGELSYQYSNYEVQQVEMYNKEEPIGTLKVRDMTNPSLSETSWFDEWGTMLCISIIVSIIIIIMSLFIQHNILKPLSNLNKATRLIAQEEFRVSIEQSSIQEMNSVLTSFKGMAEELARLRKQRTSIEKERQFFVSAIVHDLRTPIFSLRGYLEGIYNGVANTPEKLQRYLHICINKSELLEKLVTNLSQYTNILESISVRKIEEINLTELFTSILEDRYLDIQNKGITVNHTFNGQVIVYGDSLLLHRSFENIISNAIRYTPIGGIIELQVVREIDMVKVCITDSGDGIAEEDLPYIFEPLYRAEKSRNKNTAGLGLGLAIVEKIMTEHKGTVRAYNHLEKGAVFEVVLPLLLCKQDIKR
- a CDS encoding IS1182 family transposase; the protein is MLSKQETLALSPHMAIYDLVVPKDNMLRQMKELIDFTFVLEELETKYCLDNGRYAISPIRMFKYLLLKAIYDISDVDVVERSKYDMSFKYFLDMAPEEGVIEASSLTKFRRLRLQDVQLLDLLIHKTVELAIAQGVLKSKTLIVDATHTKARYQQKSPKEFLQEKSKQVRKAVYQFDETMKSKFPTKPTSQDIQKEVDYCHQVIQIIEENKAIAQIPSVQEKVNVLKEVIEDYELKINYSADPDARVGYKSKENPFFGYKTHLAMSDERLITAVVVTTGEKSDGNYLQELVEKSEQAGIEVNTILGDTAYSGKENLLYTKKKEIQLISRLHPVITNGQRKQESKFEFNKDADLYVCPAGHLAKSKSIKKRKNSTQNTQLKYFFDIEKCKVCPLKEGCYKEGAKTKSYSVSLLSNEHIEQEVFQETESFKQLAKERYKIEAKNSEIKNRHGYNQANATGLFGMQIQAAATLFVVNMKRILKLMNEKSKE